TCGCGCCAACCTCCTGAAAGATGATGGTGACTGTACCTTCCACCCGGTCAAAATCGGCGATGGTCAAAGGGATCCGTTCGCCGTTTTCGTCAATTCTTAGAATGATAAACTGGCCGGGTTCGGCTTTAGCCGCGACTTCTGGGCTGAATACTTCAAAAAGTTTTATTGTGGGGGCCAATACTTCCTTTTTTGTGATTTTATACATCTTCGCTCACCTCTTTTAAAAATGGTTCTAAATAAAAAAATAAATATTAATCTTTCTTGTCAATCGCCTCTAGCTTTTAAAATTGATTGTTTATATAAAAAAATTAATGCAAAAATTGTACCAAAATCACAAGCTCTCTGTAGTCTGAACATGTAGTCTGAACAGCTATCCAATAATAAGACACAATAAAGAGAAGGTGTCTAATATTGGGACACCTCTCTTCTTTGTATTTGAATTTCTGGCCACAATCAGGAGTCGGTGGCTAATCTTTTCCAACAGGCTTAGTATAATTAGTATAATTTGTCCAGGCAAAATCCAATAGCTGCTGGCACAGAGCAATCACTTCGGATTCGTTACCAGAAGCATAGAAACGGATCTTCGTCTGCCGATAATCGGTTGCCTTCTCCTCGGAAGAATCAACCAAGATATTTTCTTGCTGGAGAACCCTTCTTAACTGTTTAACCGTACCTAGATTACCATCAATTATGGAAACCTGCTTGCCAAACAGCCGGGCAATCTCCGGCTTGATAAAAAGATAATGGGTACATCCCAAAACAATACTGCACACCTGCCGACGATCAATGGTGGAAAACAATTGAGACAAATAATTTTCAATTATTTTTCCCTGAAGGTTTCCCTTTTCAATTAGATCGGCCAGTCCCGGGCAGGGCAGGGGAATAATGTTTTGCCCCTCATCAAACCGGTGGAGCAAATTGTTGAACTTATCCAGCTTAAGCGTATTGGGTGTGGCCATCACCAGGATTGTGCCCTGGCGTCCCTG
This DNA window, taken from Bacillota bacterium, encodes the following:
- a CDS encoding sulfide/dihydroorotate dehydrogenase-like FAD/NAD-binding protein gives rise to the protein MYKITKKEVLAPTIKLFEVFSPEVAAKAEPGQFIILRIDENGERIPLTIADFDRVEGTVTIIFQEVGA
- the murI gene encoding glutamate racemase → MDEARKKLPIGVFDSGVGGISVLAEMVKHLPREEYIYFADSLNNPYGTKEVEEARRLSLQAADFLVSLGIKALVVACNTATSVAINQIRERLAIPVIGMEPAVKPAVEQGRQGTILVMATPNTLKLDKFNNLLHRFDEGQNIIPLPCPGLADLIEKGNLQGKIIENYLSQLFSTIDRRQVCSIVLGCTHYLFIKPEIARLFGKQVSIIDGNLGTVKQLRRVLQQENILVDSSEEKATDYRQTKIRFYASGNESEVIALCQQLLDFAWTNYTNYTKPVGKD